The Musa acuminata AAA Group cultivar baxijiao chromosome BXJ1-8, Cavendish_Baxijiao_AAA, whole genome shotgun sequence genomic sequence TTAGAACAAATGTTTTCATTCGTTACATATGGATACATCTAAGTGACAAATTACTCGCTCTCTTTTGTTTCACTTCAATAGGGATAAATAGTACATTTTAAAGTAACATGCATTAGTTTTAGATAGTGCAGCAGATCCCACATGGCGGAGGGACCCAAGGGATGCACCTAGGATGCCTTTAACTGCCCAACCAAGCGAACAGCAACAACTATCTTGTATATATCTCCACTGAGATGATTTTTACTAGATccaataaaatattcaaattcGTACATGCCAAGAATGAGCTATGTTTATTGTAGATTACTGTCATCTACCACTGCAGGAGTGTTGATCACTAGCCAATACTCAATTGTAGAATATGAAAATTACAGGTTGCAGACCTGATGCAAGTTCAGTGAGAGAATAGAAGCACATAACATGGCCAGTTAAAGAACCCTATTTGGTGCACGAAAAGTCATACTTAaacttgcagaagaaacaagttaaGAGCAATATGAAACACAGCGAGCAACCGAGACAGAAGAATGAACATTTGAGCAAAAGTATGTAGCGCATATCATGATATAACTTGTTAGCCACATTTTAAGTTGGCATTGATACTCACACTGAAGTGCAGGAGCAATTGTAGTCTGCCATGATGCCTTAGATGTAGTTCAGGAAACTGCAACAAATGATGAGGATTTAATAGGCCTGTCCAAGGGTTATGTACAAGATCAATGGACAAAATGCCCCTTCTCTTCAGCTTCATTCACCACCTGAGTATAAACCTGGTTCAGAGAAGTAGTTGATATTAATTTACCATGACATTTTAAGCAGCAATGGTTTCTGTAACATGAATAAACATTTTTAGAAATGAAAGGATGACTGTATGCAACTTACGCCTGCATAATTTTAAAGTCAACTGAGCATGGAAGGATGTCCAGTCTGCAGCATCCTCTTAAGCACATCAGCATGCCAACCAAAAGAGGAGTCTGATGAACTGTGGAACATGTTGAGAAAAGGTGTTACCTGGAGATCGAGTTGTGTAGAATCTAATTCACTTAATGCACTAAATCAAGCATTGTGGCTACTAGGACATAGAGAATGGTGTCCGGACAAAGCAACCTTGGAGTTGAGATCTCAAATGGAAATGATATAATCTCAGAGTTTTGTACAGTTGGAATGTGGTCTTTTTTCTCATCAGCAAATCTTATAATTTGAAACAAGACTTCACATAATGATGACTCTAAGGCAGCATGTCTCGAACTGCTCTCTTCAGATGCATTTTCTAAGATAATAAGATATATAGAAGGTTAgattatcaaataataaaataatgataaaatTGGCAAATTCAGAGAAAGAGCCTTACTACCTCCAGTGCTTACGGGTGCTTTGGTATAATGAGATTTACCATGAGATTTAGGGTTTAACACATGTAAATTGATGTACCACTGCTCCCAATAAAGGTGCTCAATTTTGTTCCCAAACCATGTTGCATGCTTGTTTTTGACCTCGTAAAAAGATAAGCATACCTGCACCAGCAAAAATTTCATGAACGTATCAgcctaaaaaaaatgaaaatagagtCCTAGCATCATCTGTGAACCGTAAGTACCGATAGGTATCTGATAATATAAAAGCATAAACCTGGCCTTTTCTGTTTGGATGTTTCTCTACCCAACCAATGAACTGGTCAATCTTTTCATCTATCTTCTTTTCAATCTCATGATCTCCACAACGAACCTGCAAGAAAGCTTCAGGATAAGATGGCTATAACAGAAACATAAACGCAAAACAAAGAACTTCAACGGAGACAAAAGCAATGCAAATCACAATTAAGCAACAGACTGGCAGTCTTTTACAGGTCAAACGCAAACCATAAACTAACAGCACACTTTATAAAGAAGCAACACACCAAACAGCACCAAGGCATGCCCAATTTTCTTGGTTGTCAAGTCAATAATAATGCATGCCAAAACTTGTGGATTGACTGTTAGCTACAGAATCGGGTCATGTGCATAAAGAGAAGGTCATGACAACTTGGACTGATAAACTATGGATAATTGGATATATGCTACCTAGTTAAGAAAGGGTGTCCAATGATGATGCCCCATTATGACACCATACACAACAAAAATTGAAAGAAAGCAAACATAAAGAAATAAATCCAAATGGGACACTGTATGCAACAACATATGCCAGATATGGTTACAACTCAACAGCTTAAGTAGCTTCTGTTATAAGGCAAACAACTTACATAGGTGAGCTCGAAGTGTTCACACTCAACATCATTGGGCCGAACAAGTCCTAATGCTCTATGGAAGATAATTGTATGCAATATGCCTGCAAAAAAGGAACTGATAAATATATGCAGAGGTGTCCAACAATCAGCAACAGATAAAGACAACTGCTGAAGATCAAAGGTCACAGGCAGTATACGCACTATAACCACATGGTCTGGAATGCTAAAGCAGTTCCAGCATTTGTTTCAGAAGTTCAgaaaaaaatatacatgataaagAAGGCATAAGCAAAACTAGAGATTAAAAATAGTTTACGCCACTTTGATTCAAAGAAAATTTGTAGAAAGTTTATTCCATGATGAAATGCTtcaagtaaaaataaataaacaaaaaatagtATGTTTacaattttcctttttttatatttGGAGTGCAGGAAAATCTAAAGTTGTGTTAATTTTGGAAAAGTGAGCTTAAAAACAGCGAAACCATGGACTGAAGAATTTAGCCTTATATTTTCCTTGCAAAATCGGAAAACTAAATTGTATATTTATGACATGGCACCACATAAACTTCTATATGAATGATAAATTCGTGTGACCATGTCAaattgaaaatctcatggataaAAAACGTAAATTTTCATATAGCGTACGGGTCGAGCACTTTCATATCTTTGCTATTAACCATTTTTTTACCATTGCATTGTTTTTTCGCTCACTTTAAAATCTTTAGTTTCCCAAGAAATCTAGAAAGTAACTTTGATATTCTCAAATACAAAAGAATTCTTACCTAAATCATTGAAATGACACCGAATTTTCCTTTAATTGCACGTATATGCAAGTGCTAGACCTTCCTAAGCTATAACAATTTACATTTTACCCTTTTTCTCTCACGAAACTAGGAATCTGGCAAAGTCAGACCAACTTATCATTCGTATCGAGGTGCGCACATGAACTATAAGTCAGCATTGCATAAGTTGTTGGCATTTGTAGCACGTGTTGTGCAGCATGACATCTACATACAGGGGCATCTACGATGCATCAGCAAAAAAAACAGCTACGGTGAGAAAGCCACTACATGGTAATCAGCTGATTGTACAAGACTAACAATCGTAAAAGACAAATGCTACACATCCTAATCATAGTCATGCAAATTCCACTGTTTAACATAAGCAATAATTGAACTTACAACGCAGCACATCTTGTATCTCTGTCGGCACCACCACCTGGTATTAATGATCGAAGAATAGTCAACAAGAAATTAAAGCGATAGCTACTAAGCACCCCTGAAATTAcacgaagaagaggaaagaaacgAGGATCGGTATATGCGAACCTACTCGAAGCTACTCGAGAATGAGGTTAGGAATGAAACGAACAAGGGCCAAAAGGATTTCGGAAAATAGGGTCTCACCAGTTCCTTGAGTTGGCAGGTTTCGCAGTTCATGGAACCTCCCCTTCGCGACACGCAAAGGGATCGAGATCGGAGGAAAGAACAGTGGCGGAAGGATCAGAAAGATGGGATTTCGGTGGTGGCGCAGGTGGCGATTCTAGGGTTGCAGAAGGGCGAGCGAGAGGAGAAAGCGGAGAGGCCGTCGACGGTGAGAAGGGAAAAATAATGGCTATTGTTATAAAGGGTTTATTAGGCCTAATAACCCATTTCCATGACACAAATCCGACCCGATAATATGGATCGGAATCCTCAATCCGCTAAATGGCCTAATTATTTACCCGCTTTTGGATCCTTAGAACTCGACCCGTTAGATGGTTGAGTTACTAATGGGTCCCAAATTCAtaaaggacgggaatcacaaaatCCGAATGTATCACTGAATTATATATGGTTGATTTATTGAAGGCGAAATGACTCAGTTTTACTTTTACATATATTTGTACTTAATCTCAGTAAttcaatttattataataataaaaacattaagactatttttaatatatatatatatagctcaaACTACTAATATTAATTACAATTAAAAGTAATTAACCTCAATTTTCTCTTTATATGTTTGTTAACACAAGGAATGTAGATGGGGAGATTTAATCTTAATGGAATTAGAACATAAATCATAATATAACATATGTTAATGATCTCATATAATTGTGACAACCTAATGGATTTGActaggtttctttataatcttaGTAGTTATACTACTATTCttttccaaaaaaataaaaataaaaatgtacttTGTCACTTAATTATGATATGTTGAAGCAATAAAGTTTAATTATGAGACTGAATTAGGGACATATGAATCAATATCAGTAGAGCTAATTTTTCTTTACCTACCTTTATATTTTATCTAGGACATGAATTTTCTTCAAACATGATAAGCAAATGGATATCTTGCTGCTTTAGGTTGGTAGAAAAAGTATGTCATCTTTGAGATTGGATACCTTGTTTCATGAAACACAATATGTGACAGTGATCCCTTCTGCAGCAAGAAAACaaaagggagagagagaaaggagagggagaggaaaagGAAGATTGATGGTGAAAGCTTTTGTGTAAGTACATTGAATCCTCTTTTAGACTGTTTATTTAGCAATTCCATACATAATTTTTTAATCCTACAAAGTATCTTCTTGCATATAATAGATTGAATTCCTTTGGCAGTGAATTGCTTTCTTAGTGAGTGTTGCATGTAACAATCATCTTCAAAAGATGTGCAAGTGAAATCTAACAATCAATCTGATCATTCATTAAAGTGCTAAAGAAGATTGTAAAGTCAGTAATGCAGCATGCTGACACTGAGAACTGATACAGAGGATGCATCAATAAGCAAGCATTATTGGGAACCCAGAGAGGGAGGGAGGTTAAGGAGAAGGTGGTTGCAGTAATGGAGGAATGATCTCAAGCATCTAATCCCACAAAAAGTGGAGGACATGTAGGGTCACATGTGAGTCCTAAAGGAAGAGCAAAGGACTCCCCACAGAAAGTATATGCATGAGCTCAAGGACAAAGCCACTACAGTGAGCCAACCTCAATGATGGTCATGTGCATGTGCTTCCAACAAGCACTTTTACACACACGCACATACACTCTGATCTCTCATCTTCTCTCTACTCCATCCTCTTGTTTAGCAGCCACTAAGCCAGGCATTTAGATAGATGAGTCTCAAAAATGTTATGATCTTCTTTCCTAATTCCACCCTTATTATCTTTAGCAATCACTGTGATTCCTGCAATGGCCAAATCTGAGGAGGCAGAAAAAGAAACTGTGGCCATGTTCACATCACTATCCCTGTGGAGGATTGATCTTTGGTAGCTTTTTCCTGTCACACCAAAACTACACCCCACAAGGAATACAAGGAAACACCAGCAATTATCTTTTGATCtctctattcttcttcttcttcttcttcttctcgcctCCATTTCTGCTTTCTTCCCcaccaaactccaaaacaaaggtaagagaaagaagaagaagaagaagaagaagaagaagaaggcatgtCCAAGTTATGGACTTCTTGCAATGCCGGTCTCCTTCTGGCCATCCTCTTGGATGACTTCCTCTCCTTCTGCACCTTCTTGACCTCTCATCCATTGCATTTGGCCTACctgctcttcttctttccttACCTTGCCCAATTACTCTCAttcctctctcctctcctcctctccacTGTAGTCCTCCTCTTGGTTCTCCTTACCATCTCCCCCTACCTCGATGAGGCGCCCCCTGCGGCGCCACCCGAGTTCGTCGGTAAAACTTGCTGCATTGTCCTCAGCATTCTAAAGGACAACCTCCATGGCAATGGGAGGATCGACCTGTTAGACCAATTTGCGTCGATAATTCTCTCATCGATCGATGATGCCAGTCCAAGCTCGCAGGAGAGTGCCGCGCAAGCACTGTTCGGCGAGTTCTTTGAGGATGCTTGTTCAGATCCAGAACCAGAGGAGAAGTGTTTGGCTTCTGCTGTTGGGGGCGGAGGAAGCAGTTTGGAGGAGACTCCTACTGATGTCGCTTTGGGCATTTCCGCCACAGATGGTGAGCACCAGGTAGCCAATTCTGGGACCGGAATCCAATGCAGGGCAACTGAAGCACAAGCAAAAGGAATGCCGAATGCTCGAGAGGTCCTTGGCTCACATCGGGAGTTCGCAGAGCCCAAGCGGGACGAAGACAGAGCAGAGCATCTAACAGAATCTATGACCATCGAGAGGCTTCAGAGTTATGGATCGATAAGGAAGGAAAAAGAGTGGAAGAGGACGCTGGCTTGCAAGCTGTACGAGGAACGAATGACGTACAAGCTGTGCAAGGAACGAAAGGTGGCGGAAGGTGGCGAAGAGATGGATCTACTCTGGGAGGCTTACGAGGCCAATGCTAGTGAGACTGATaccaagaagaaggagaagaaagcaAGGAGAGTGGAgcttgaagaagaggaagaggaagaggaagaggacgaggaagaggaagcaacaACTGGGCAATTGTGCTGCCTTCAAGCATTGAAGCTATCAGCTGGAAAGATGAATCTGGGAATGGGGAAACGAAATCTGATGAAGATATCTAAAGTTCTGAAAGGAATGAGGATGTTCCATGTGGGTAGTAGAAAGAGCACCAAAGCATAAAATCTAGCTCAGAAGAAATAATTTGTGAAGACTGTAAAAAGGAGGCACAGTTATGAGAATctcactctcactctcactctctctctctctctctaaaaaagATCTGATTGCACTTTGAAGCAGCATCCACAGTCTGCTACTGATGGTTCTTGCCTGCAATTCATCTGTGTTCTAGTGATCCTCACTTGAAGGTGCTGTGGAGTTTGTAAAAAGGAAGTATAGTCATAGAATGCCATTTCTCTCTACACAAGATTTTGGTTGCTCTTAGAAATGGTACCTAAGTCTGTTGCTGATGTTTCCTTATGCAATTCATCTGTGTTCCAGAAATGCTCTCTTTCATGAGATATTGTCATTgccaacttttttttttgtacttTTTTAGATGTAATGCAGTATGGAATAACATCTTAAAATTTCCTGAGACATCAAACGAAAAATAACAGGTAAAGATTTTGACTGTCGATAGAAAGATTCGCAAATAAAACTACTCTTATCGGATATTAGAATTCCGTAAACAGGTGAATAAGGAGACAGGAATCTCAAGAACAGGTgaccaaagtaaaaaaaaaaattggagaaaaGATCTCTTTCTGGATGAGTTTTTTTGGTAAATCTATGTGTGAATGAGACTAATAACTGTTAACCATGAATTGAGaagtcatcaaaatcatctcCCTCTTCTATTGTCAAATGGCTTGTGAACATTAAGAGAGTACCAGTTGATGTTCTTTAGCTTATGTATTCTTGATTCTTAATCACAATACAACAAGATTGCATACCTCATCGATAGTAACAATTGACACAGTTGCCCAAAAAATTTCTGATCAAGGACAACCTTGTCCAGAAATGATTGATGCCCATGGCACCACCAACCACCCACAtgagtactctctctctctctctctctctctctctctctctctgtgtgtgtacatatatataaccTATCTATCTCCAGCCATCATGCATTGTCTCTTAGGAAGCATCAGATACCAGCTTTAACTACGTGATTATAGGACATCAAAGTGACTAGCTACCAGAATAGGTCACCttttcacctctctctctctatgtctaGGGAGGGATAAAAGACAGTCCAAGGTCCAGCACTTTCCACCATCATTGCCCTGCTTCATTTCTCTTGGTCCCTGATCTCTTAATCAGCAAACCACAACTTTTTTCAGTACTAGCTAAATGGGTGACTTAGCCCTCAGTTTGACTTCATCCCCTTTGGACATTTCCTCATGAAAACTAAAGCTGCAGTCCTACTTATAGAAGCATTATGGGAACAGCTTTACTACTAACCAAACAACCTCAATGTTGGAGCAGGACAGTTGGTGTCTAATGGCTATCAATGTCTTCCCCCTGCTCTATTGTTTGATCATGAGGATGATTACCTATTACTAATTTCCACTGTTGAAGATGGGATACACAGAATACACCTTGGTAAGGACATGAACTGCAGCAGCAGCATCATCAATTGACAGCCATTGCCATCAATCCTTGCTTCATTGTGTCTCCACAGTAGGAGCAGATTTAATGCTTTTACAGAAGATCCAATGAGGTTCACCGTTGACTATACAGACTAGCCAACCATTACATCATACTTAAGATAAGGATCTTTTTTCTGATAAATCACCACTTTCCAATCTATTTGAGTAACCCGATTACAATATAAATAAATGACAGTGCAGGATTTAACACATTACTAATCTCTATTATTGTTATCATTTAATAGTATTTCATACCACAGAGAAAAAGAAGATCAACTATGTTCATGATAGTTCCATAAGTTAAACATCATAAAAGATGAAGTCCAAAATGGATTGACCTCAAACTAAAGATTGTAAAATAAAGGCTGGCAAATCATTTACTTCATTTTGCTCTATATAATCAGTTGCAAGATGTGCTTCACATGTACAAAAACATAAAATTACCTAATTACCGCAAAATTAGTATTAGTAATTCTTCTCTTCAAGATTCCTGTAGCCTGATAAATAATTCTCAGAAGGATTATCCTCGGACTTCCTTTTCTGCACAATTTATCTGGGAAACTTTGAAACTCACTTCCAGATATCATGATCTGAGTTCTTGGAAGTGTGCTTTCTGTTACATTTTGCTGGATTAACTTCACCAATAAGTCATGTGCGGAGGCACAAGGCTTGGAATCCGAACATGTGTCTGAAACGAAGCTGAGACTCAAGTATGATTGAATGCAGTTAGTGGTGTGAGAGTTCTGTCTCAGAAAATATAATTGGTTCTTTGTTCATAGAATTTCCCATGTCCTTTGTCTTATGAAGAAGAAAAGTTCCTGAAAGAATTGTAACAAACCCACAAAGCTCCGTAACAATCTGCGATGCATTCTGTGAAGCCCAGTCCTGGAAACAACAGAAATT encodes the following:
- the LOC135588450 gene encoding uncharacterized protein LOC135588450; amino-acid sequence: MSKLWTSCNAGLLLAILLDDFLSFCTFLTSHPLHLAYLLFFFPYLAQLLSFLSPLLLSTVVLLLVLLTISPYLDEAPPAAPPEFVGKTCCIVLSILKDNLHGNGRIDLLDQFASIILSSIDDASPSSQESAAQALFGEFFEDACSDPEPEEKCLASAVGGGGSSLEETPTDVALGISATDGEHQVANSGTGIQCRATEAQAKGMPNAREVLGSHREFAEPKRDEDRAEHLTESMTIERLQSYGSIRKEKEWKRTLACKLYEERMTYKLCKERKVAEGGEEMDLLWEAYEANASETDTKKKEKKARRVELEEEEEEEEEDEEEEATTGQLCCLQALKLSAGKMNLGMGKRNLMKISKVLKGMRMFHVGSRKSTKA
- the LOC135588452 gene encoding autophagy-related protein 101-like; the encoded protein is MNCETCQLKELVVVPTEIQDVLRCILHTIIFHRALGLVRPNDVECEHFELTYVRCGDHEIEKKIDEKIDQFIGWVEKHPNRKGQVCLSFYEVKNKHATWFGNKIEHLYWEQWYINLHVLNPKSHGKSHYTKAPVSTGENASEESSSRHAALESSLCEVLFQIIRFADEKKDHIPTVQNSEIISFPFEISTPSSSDSSFGWHADVLKRMLQTGHPSMLS